In Candidatus Limnocylindrales bacterium, the genomic window GGTATGTGACATATTTTCTTTTCTCCTAGTTTTTATCAAGTTTTTCATATTCTACAATTTGTATGCCAGTTATATTTTATGCATTAAAATAGAAAAATATAGCTAATATTATCTAATTAAGATATTTTTAGTCTGAAAATTTTAAAATAGGTGAAGGGCTCTGTAGGGAGGAAAAAGCGAAGATGGGAGAAAATCCCGTCATATCCTTATCCCCATGGATTCAGAGTTTCTGACGGTCGGATAGGGAATAATCCAAAATTATTTCGAAAGAAGCAAAAGGAAGGACTTTGAAGGGTTAAACTTCACCCTCTTAGGGGAGGAAGAAAGGAGTTGTTAGGCCACGAAATCCTCTGAATAAATTCCGGTTATCTCTTCGGAATTCCCCCCAGATGACTTGGGGTTTAACTTCACCCTTTTCCCGAGGGGGATAAGGGGTACCCTCCTATCGGCTCAGTCTGGTCAGGTAAATTCCTCCCAAAATGGCGATTCCTCCAAGATCTTGCAAAAGCGTTAAGCGCTCTCCTAAGAAAAGCCAGGCAAAAACTACGGATACGACTGGAGTTAAATTACTATAGACCGCCGTTTTGGCACTCCCTATTTTTTTCAACCCCATATGCCAGATAATATAAGAACCGGCAATGGCTAGACTGAAGGAATACCCAAACCCGAGCCAGCCGTAGAAACTTACCCGGCTCCAGTCCTGATGTGCCAGCTCCTTCACCGAAGCCAGGATCAGGAAAGGAGTTCCACAGGCCATGATACAGGTGGTTACTTTAAGATAGGAATATTTTTGAAGAAGCGGTTTAGAAAAGACGATACGAACAGACCAGAAAAAAGCTGCTGCCAGCGTCAGCAAATCTCCTTGCAAATACTCCTTAGAAAAACTTAAACCTTTTCCCTGGGCTCCACCCAGGATGATAAGAAAAACCCCTAGAAAGGAAAGTAAAATTCCGTACCAATTAAAAAGAGAAACCTTTTCCAATCGAAAAATTACGTTTAATAGGGCCACAAAGACAGGCCCTATGGACAGGATAAGGGCCGAATTACTGGCCGTGGTAAGATAAATTCCCTTGATAAAAAAAATCTGATGCAGGGTATTCCCTATAAAACCCAGGAATAAAAACTTGGGCCAATCCCTTCGATCCACGGTCAGATCTTTCTCCGTCAGCCGAAGAATACTAAACACTAACGTTACAGCCAGTGCAAATCGTAAACTGTTAAAACTCAGGGGGGACATCTCCCGCAGGGTTGTTTTAACAATGGAAAAATTAATTCCCCAAATGAATACAACTCCTAACAACCAGAGATCAACAGAAGAGAAATGCTTTCCCATCAAAGTATAGAGTACAGAGGTACAGGGTTAAACTTTATCTCCCCGTATCGGTACCCATCAGCCACTTTACAATCCCAGATATGCCTTCTGCACATGGATATTCTGGAGCAGTTCTGCCCCGGTTCCCTCGAGGACTATGCGCCCGTTTTGCAGAACATACCCGCGGGTGGAGATTCCCAGGGCATGAAAGATATTCTGTTCTACAAGTAGAATGGTAGTTCCGGATCGATTCACTTCTTTAATCACTTCAAACATATTTTTAACCACCTGAGGAGCGAGACCTAAAGAAGGCTCATCCAGCAGGAGCAATTGGGGTAAAGACATTAATCCTCGTCCGATAGCCAGCATCTGTTGTTCACCTCCACTTAAGGTACCGGCAATCTGATATTTTCGTTCCTCTAAAATAGGAAAGAGCCGAAATATCCGGGCAAGGGTTTCTTTCCTCTTTTGTCGGGCCCTGGGTACATAAGCGCCTAATTCCAGATTTTCTAATACTGTCAGTGTGGTAAAGAGCTTTCGTCCTTCTGGAATATGACTGATACCGGCTTCTACAATTTGAGCCGGTGATTTATTTTCAATGGGTTCACCCCGAAATCTTAGCCTTCCAGATCGGGGATGTAGAAGTCCGGAGATGGTCTTCAAAAGCGTTGTTTTTCCGGCTCCATTCGCGCCAACGATGGATACAATTTCCCCTGAATCGATCTTTAACGAGACATCCCATAGGACTTGTAGATCTCCGTAGTAAACCTGTATACACTCGATCTCCAGCATATTCCTCTTCTTCTCTCAGAGGACCTCTCCCAAATAAGCTTCGACAACCCTTTTATCCCTGGAAACCATCTCCGGGCTCCCATCGGCAATTTTCTCTCCGTGGTGGAGGACTACGATTCGATCGGAGAGGGACATAACCGCCTTCAAGACATGTTCGATGATCAGAATGGTGATGCCCTGCTCTCGGATTTTACGGATAAGCTGGATCATCCGGTCCACTTCCGTAGGATTAAGTCCTGCCAGGACCTCATCCAAAAGGAGCAGGTCTGGCTGCGTAGCCAGGGCCCGGGCCATCTCTAAACGCTTCCGGTCTGAAATCGTCAGGGTTTTCGCAAGAAATCCCCTTTTCTCAAAGAGTCCTAGGGATTTAAGGATCTCTGAGGCCCGAAGACGGGCTTCTGGAACTCCCCGGGTTCGATTGAAAGCCCCTATCAGGACATTTTCAAAGGTAGTCAGGTTGGGAAAGGGTTGTACGATCTGAAAAGTTCGGGCGAGGCCCAGTTGACAAATTTCATGGGGGGTTCGTCCTATAAGGGATAGACCTTTGAAGAAGATTTCTCCTTCATCAGGTTTCAGATACCCCGAAATGAGACTGAACAGCGTGGTCTTTCCGGCCCCATTGGGTCCGATGACCCCGACGATCTCCCCTTTATCTACCTGGAGATCGACCCCGGCCACGGCTTTCAATCCTCCGAAGGATTTGGTTAATCTGTGAACTTCCAACAGGCTCATCGGTTTTTGTATCTGGCCATTTTCTCCCTCATCCAGGTAGCAACCCCTTGAGGCAGAAAAAGGACGATAAAGATGAGCACGGCCCCGTAGATAATCAAGGGGAGCCCCTCCAGTCCCCCCTTTGTAAAGTAGGTTCGGGAAAGCTCCGAGAGAGGGGTTAAAATAAAAGAACCAATAAGCGGTCCAAAGAGAGTTCCGCTTCCACCCACCAGAGCCCGGATCATAATTTCTATGGAAAGGGATACTCCCAGGGTAGTTTCAGGATCAATGTACTTTAAATACTGGGCATAAAAGGTACCCCCCAGGGCAGTCAGAAAAGCACTGAGGGCCAGAGCTAAGAGTTTATAACGGGCTGTAGCCACCCCGCTCCCCTCGGCGGCCAACTCATTTTCTCGGATGGCCTTGAAATAGAAGCCGGATTTGGAAGCTTCCAGTTTATGGGAAATAATCAATATAAAAATCGTTAATCCGAGGATAATGTAATAGTACGGTCCCCGGCTGGAAAACTGAAATTGCCAGGGAGAGATATGCGCCGAAAGGTAAATCCCGGTCGGACCTCCCAGGATGTCTAAACTTAATGTAATCAACCGAAGAAGCTCTGCAAAGGCCCAGGTAATCAGTACGAAATAAAATCCCCTCAAACCAAACCGAAAGCTTAAACTTCCCATAAAAAGCGCAAAAACTGTCGCCAGCAAAGCCCCTATCCACATACCCAGCCAGGGCGTTAGGTGCCATTTCATAAAGAGCAGGGAAGAGGTATAAGCTCCGATTCCAAAAAAAGCGGCATGCCCTAAAGAAAGCTGACCCGCATACCCTCCCAGAATATTCCAACAACTACTCAGGTAAGCATAATAAAAAACCGAAATGAGGATCGTGAGGAAATAAGAATCCACCACTAAAGGGAGAATGAGAAAAATAGCTAATCCGAGTAATGCCGGCAGGTATTTCACAGATTAATTTCCAAACAATCCCCTGGGTTTAAAAAGTAAGACCAACACCAGAAGGGTGGTACTCACCACAGATTTGAGAGAACTGGATAACAGAATCGCTCCCACCGATTCCGCTACACCTACCAGGAGTCCTCCAATCAACGCACCGGACAAACTCCCCATTCCGCCCAAAATGATGATGGTAAAAGCCACCATTGTAAACGGGGGACCAACATGGGGCGTCAGATCATAAAAGGGAATAATTAGCGAGCCGGCGGCTCCTACGCAGGCAGCTCCAATTCCAAAGGAGATAGGATAAATTCTATTAATTTCAATTCCCACCAACAAAGCGGCTTCCGGGTCATCTGCAGAGGCCCGGATAGCTCTACCCAACTCCGTTTTCTTCAAGAGTAAATAGAGGAGGAAAGTAAAGAAAAGCGCAGATAAAAAGGCCACCACCCGGGGAAGGTCCAGAACAATCTCCCCTATCCACAAGGTTTCCAGGGAATAGCCGGTGATGACCGATCGGACATTAGGTCCCCAGAGTAGTAACGCGCTATTTGTCAGGATGAGGGATACCCCCAGAGTAACCAGAATCTGCATATGTTCTGAGGCGTGCAAAATGGGATTGATCAAAAATCGTTGGATGAGAAATCCAAGCAAAAAAAGTAAGAAGACGCTGACCGGGATTGAAAGATAAGGATCTATTCCGGCCAAAGTAAACAGCCAATAGCTGATGGCCATTCCCAGCATCATCATGTCTCCATGGGCCAGGTTAACCACCTTCATCACCCCAAAGATAAGGGTAAGCCCGGTGGCCATCAAGCCATAAACGCCACCCATCAGAAAACCACTCGCGATAGCCTGTAAGAGCAGGGAAGTCATGGAGTTTTATTTGTAAAGAACTGTGAGATCGTAATGACGGAAACCACAGCTAATCCCGAAAAGCCATATCGGAACTTCAGGTTCGGATCAGACTTTTGGAACTTCTACCGTGAGATATCCCTTTACTTTTTTCAACTGTCCTTTTCGGCCATTGATAAAGACCTGTTGCACCTGGGGAGCCAGAAAGGTTACCGACGCGATACTTTTTGTAGTCCAGAGTTCCAGTCTATCTTCCTGAAATACGAAACTTAAGTCCCACACCGGTTGCGGAGCTTGAAAGAGGACCAGGTCGTCTATAGAAATGTGGGATCCATTGTGAACACAAACCTCGACCAGATGATTCTGGGTATCTTTTCGGATAAAGAAGAGCTCTCCCTCAACGGTAAACTCTTTAAAGGATAACTTCTGAGAACCCTGGTGGGAGAAAACAAAGTAATCGGTTCCTGTCGTCATCTGCAACTCCAATCCGATGGCATTATCTACGGAAACTAAAAACTCTCCTTGACGGACTTCACCTTCCCGACCCAGGATGGCCACCTCGGTGGCCGGCGGCTGGGGATAGAGAATGGTGTTAAAACTGGTAGGTAAAGAAGAGCTACGGCTGTACTTAACCAGCGGAGCTTCCACGGTACTTTTATATCCATTTGTGATCCAGCCATCAC contains:
- a CDS encoding DMT family transporter, with amino-acid sequence MGKHFSSVDLWLLGVVFIWGINFSIVKTTLREMSPLSFNSLRFALAVTLVFSILRLTEKDLTVDRRDWPKFLFLGFIGNTLHQIFFIKGIYLTTASNSALILSIGPVFVALLNVIFRLEKVSLFNWYGILLSFLGVFLIILGGAQGKGLSFSKEYLQGDLLTLAAAFFWSVRIVFSKPLLQKYSYLKVTTCIMACGTPFLILASVKELAHQDWSRVSFYGWLGFGYSFSLAIAGSYIIWHMGLKKIGSAKTAVYSNLTPVVSVVFAWLFLGERLTLLQDLGGIAILGGIYLTRLSR
- a CDS encoding ABC transporter ATP-binding protein, translating into MLEIECIQVYYGDLQVLWDVSLKIDSGEIVSIVGANGAGKTTLLKTISGLLHPRSGRLRFRGEPIENKSPAQIVEAGISHIPEGRKLFTTLTVLENLELGAYVPRARQKRKETLARIFRLFPILEERKYQIAGTLSGGEQQMLAIGRGLMSLPQLLLLDEPSLGLAPQVVKNMFEVIKEVNRSGTTILLVEQNIFHALGISTRGYVLQNGRIVLEGTGAELLQNIHVQKAYLGL
- a CDS encoding ABC transporter ATP-binding protein; this encodes MSLLEVHRLTKSFGGLKAVAGVDLQVDKGEIVGVIGPNGAGKTTLFSLISGYLKPDEGEIFFKGLSLIGRTPHEICQLGLARTFQIVQPFPNLTTFENVLIGAFNRTRGVPEARLRASEILKSLGLFEKRGFLAKTLTISDRKRLEMARALATQPDLLLLDEVLAGLNPTEVDRMIQLIRKIREQGITILIIEHVLKAVMSLSDRIVVLHHGEKIADGSPEMVSRDKRVVEAYLGEVL
- a CDS encoding branched-chain amino acid ABC transporter permease, yielding MKYLPALLGLAIFLILPLVVDSYFLTILISVFYYAYLSSCWNILGGYAGQLSLGHAAFFGIGAYTSSLLFMKWHLTPWLGMWIGALLATVFALFMGSLSFRFGLRGFYFVLITWAFAELLRLITLSLDILGGPTGIYLSAHISPWQFQFSSRGPYYYIILGLTIFILIISHKLEASKSGFYFKAIRENELAAEGSGVATARYKLLALALSAFLTALGGTFYAQYLKYIDPETTLGVSLSIEIMIRALVGGSGTLFGPLIGSFILTPLSELSRTYFTKGGLEGLPLIIYGAVLIFIVLFLPQGVATWMREKMARYKNR
- a CDS encoding branched-chain amino acid ABC transporter permease; the protein is MTSLLLQAIASGFLMGGVYGLMATGLTLIFGVMKVVNLAHGDMMMLGMAISYWLFTLAGIDPYLSIPVSVFLLFLLGFLIQRFLINPILHASEHMQILVTLGVSLILTNSALLLWGPNVRSVITGYSLETLWIGEIVLDLPRVVAFLSALFFTFLLYLLLKKTELGRAIRASADDPEAALLVGIEINRIYPISFGIGAACVGAAGSLIIPFYDLTPHVGPPFTMVAFTIIILGGMGSLSGALIGGLLVGVAESVGAILLSSSLKSVVSTTLLVLVLLFKPRGLFGN